TGTTGGGGCAGACCCAGCCGATAACGCAGGTTGGTGGGGGGCAGTCTACTTGGCAACCACCAGATTGGGCGATTGAGCCAAGATCTGGCGTGTACTATCTAGAGGTCCTGAAGGACGGAGAGGTTCTTGATCGCATTTATCTGGATAAAAGGAGGCAAATTTTCGGGAGGCAGTTTCATACTTGTGATTTTGTGCTCGACCACCAGTCTGTTTCTCGCCAGCATGCCGCCGTTGTTCCTCACAAGAATGGAAGGTGCAGTTTCCCTCTACCTTTATTTAGTTATGTTGTTGCCCTCCCAAATTCTACAGGTATGCTTGCTCTGACTTCGAGCCTTGAGAAAGGGACCGATATGTTTCCTGTGTTGCTCTCAGTTTCTTTGTTgtcttttttgaaattttactaTGTTATTATGCGAAGGAAAATATAATGCAATTGAAGAAGATTAAAATCCTTTCCTTGAGAGACTGATGTCGAACAACTAAAAGCTTCCTCCTcttatgttttttatttctttgatTTCTACTCTATGCGTCAACAATGATAGATAAATGCAGATTTACCGTAGAAATAAACCAGGTGCAATTTTAGTAAAGACAGCTTCTTCATATCTATAAACGTGACCTGGGAAATAGTGCCTCAACTTGATTTAAATTGAGCCTGGTGTTCAATATATTCCAGTTTAACAATTGAGAATTAATGTCTTTCAAGATTTTGCAGACTGAATTATGTGGTTTTGTTCAGTTATTCATGAAGGATGAGGTATGTAATAATGAAGCTTTGTGAACAAGTTTGGTTGGCTTTTGCCTTCCCTTCTTAATTTGCATCTTTGCTGAAAATCATGGAACAATGGTGGTGTTCTTTCCCATATTTGTGATATACTTAGAACCATGGCTTCCAATGCTTAAATAGTGGTAATTTTTTCTACAGCGTATATGTAATTGATCTGGGATCAGCCCATGGCACATTTGTTGCGAATGAGCGGCTGACTAAAGACACGCCAGTAGAGCTAGAAGTGGGGCAATCTTTGAGGTTTGCTGCTTCAACGAGGAGCTACATCCTGAGAAAGAATAATGCAGCGCTCTTCCCACCAGCTCCATCACCGTCAGAGATCAATCTCCCTCCACCTCCTGATCCTTCTGATGAGGAAGCAGTTGTGGCTTATAACACACTGGTGAATCGCTATGGTCTTGGCAAGTCTAGCGATGCAAGAAGTAAATCTAAGGATTCCAGTGAAGACAGCAGCGATCAATCTCAGAGAGCTGCTAAGAGACTGAAGAGATTGAGAGTGATGTTCAAGGATCAAGCTGGTGAAAAACTGGTGGAAATTGTTGGTATATCAGATGGTGCAGATGTGGAGACTGAACCCGGTCCAGTGGGCGTGAAAGAAGGAAGCCTCGTGGGGAAGTATGAATCGCTAGTGCAAACAACTATAATTCCCAAGGGAAAGGAACAGACTCCGTCGAAGGAAGATACTTGTCAGAGGGGCGTAACCGACAGACTGCAAGAGGTGTTGAACAAGGTGAAGAACCCCCCGAAAGGTGGGATCTACGATGATCTTTATGGAGAGTCATTCTCTGGAAAAGTGGGATCTTCTTGGGCTTTTTCATCGAGCACTAGTGTTAGCCCAGCTTCTCCAGTTTCCCCCAAAAAGGATTCATCGGGAAAGCTTGCTGGAGCATCAGGTCACACGGGCCATGCTaatgacgacgacgacgatgaTTTATTTGGTTGACTAATTACACCGAGTCGTTTGTAGAGCAGTGGTGTGATTCTTCAGTTTGGGCTGTTTAAAATATCCCATGGTATCCAAAAACTCTGCAAGGGGGAGATTCTTGTTGTAATTCATAGGCAACACTTTTGTTTGTTCAGTCATCGGATGTACCAGAGAGAGTGTTAAGACGTTGAAatgcatttcttttttaaatttttttgtgaagCCTTTGCACCTGAAATAGAACTGACCTGTGATGGGCCTCGTACCAATCGACTATTGTGATCGGTCCGGTGTAGAAGAATCTGTTACAGTCCCCCCGGCGAAAACTCTCCCGTGAAAGGTGTCAGATCGTTAACTTAATGGTAAGTTCAAATTTCATCTTATCTTCTCATTCGTTCACGGATGGCTTAGTTCTCGATCTTATGCTGCTCTCTGAAGAGCAGCTTCTGCATCTGCAGGAGAAAGACTCCACTTTACAATCTTTTCGCGATAGCCCATCCCTTCACGTTCGGACAATTTTCTGTCATATCATATTCGTGCGATTGCTTTATTGGTGCGTCCAACAGGATACCGAAACCCGAATCTTCTGCCATTACTATCACTAGCTGCTGTCGTAGTCCAAGAATCatcttttttgctttttcgtCTTCCACAAGAAAATGTTCTTTTCCTGTTGTTGGTTCCTCTTGTCATGAATCTTATAGTTACAGTCATATGTTTCTCTCACCGGAGTATTCTTTGTTCTGTAGCTCCTTGCTGGTAGTAACTTGTCCTACTACTGCTAGATGATGCATTTCGCACTAGGCAATATTAAACGAACCCCATCGGTCTCGGTTGCGCCATCCTGAGACAGGGAAAAAGCCATAGAAACAAAATCAATCAGAAAGCCGAACAAACCGAAAATGATAATGGTCTTTCAGTCGGGACATGCCAGCTAGCCAATCGAAACTGAATCGTATCGAATCGAATGAAACTGTATCCCGACCGTGCCGAAACTGGAGCTTCATCATATGTAAGAAGTGCTGCTGATTGGGCCCACGCAGCATGAGAAGTAGGGCCCATGGGCTGAAACATCAGGCCCTGTCACTCCACTCTATGTCGGGCCCTCGTCTTGATCCAACGGGCACGagaaaatttcctttttttttatctctctACATATTTACTTATCTTtttgccttttcttcttcaagaCAAAAATCAAGCAACATGAAGAAGACGATGGGATCAATTCACCCAAAGGGAGAATTTTGATGAAACGGGAAGTTATAATTGTTCTGATCTAAAACGCTCTCGTGGGTCTCGTAAAGATCGTTAAGAGATGGCGAATAGTTATAATTGTTCTGATCTATAataagaagatatatatatatatatttatttatttttttcagctcGTGTGACCATGAGTCCGGGAAAGATTTATCGATGAATCAATGAGGCAGGACCATTATTGGTGTCAGCAAACAACTAAAGCTGACTGCCCATAAAATGGAAGAACAGCTATCTACTTggcctatatatatttagtagGTCCATCGCCTTCAATATTATAGATTGTAGAATTGACTATGAGCAACAATTGTCAATTACGGCCTTTGTTCTTTCCAACTCCCTCTCCTTTCTTCCATTGAATTATACAGGTTTGATATTCCTTCTCATCATGTATCTCatgttataattaattaattgctcccattaccaaaaaaaaactatatatatcctcgatttttattttccaaagaAGTCGACACGTATGCCGACATGGTGCCGGTATTTTTTGAATAATGAAAGAGCCACTGTTTAGTGCATCGATCGATCGCGACGTTTATAAGTCTCAATTTTCACGAATGTGTCCCCAATAAGTGGCCCAAACTCACAACTCATCAATTTTTGGTCCCGGACAGCCTAATTCGATCGCCCATCTATAGTCAATGTCAAACATTAATTATCGAGCTGCGACCTCAAGAACCGTAATATATGTAAATCTTCGATTTTATTTACCTTTTGGTGgcattatatatgttttggaTACAGTATGATACAAGTCATCAAACTTCATTTATGTGGAGTACTCTAATTTATAGATAATTAAAAAGAGTCTAAAAGATCATATGATAATTTAAGggtttttgtgtgtgtgtgtgtgtaggGCCCATGGGTTTATTTAAAGTtttcttaaaaagaaaagttataTGCTGCTTGCTTACACAATAAtagaaaaagtttaaaaagggATTTATGTTAATGATGGGGTATGGCTATTATTATCATGATCGTCATCATGAACCTTGTCATGACATATTtgccttcctttttttttttaaagaattttgaaaatatcgtacgatttatttaaattttgggtggaaaaaagaaaatggcatTTAGCTGGCATTTTACTATAGAAAGGGCTGATGATAAAGAGCCTCCCCCAAACAGTTTACCCTGATttaatgacttttttttttctgttttttgaTTACTACCAGGCATGAAAAAAGTGGAATTCTCTAATCAACGCcaactttttttaatattttaattatgatGTTTATGCTAATCATTATAAACTAAAataagtgtatatatacattgatGAGGCAATATGCCTGCGAACTCGCATATGGTAGATATATATTTGCTATATATCGGTGGATGGAAGTCGGCATTCAACTGTAGCGTGAGGTGACAGTGTGTGTCCATGAGTTGGATGTAATAGcaggaaaaaacaaaaaaaaaacaaaaacaaatgtTGTTTGAATTGAGGATTAAGGTGTATCATGAATTTTTGCCCATATTTATACGGAAAATCCgttttataagtttttttttttcaaattaaacaTCAAGTATAGagaatttatataaatttccaTCACAATTATGTTAGATcgattttttcaaattttatcctttgaaattttatttctatatACACAAATTAACTTACTTTAACCAAGAAGTTATTTTAATACTTTTCTAATTAAAACATTAATCTTttatatccgagatcatctcccTGGGTTTCTAGGTAAAGTCGTGTTAGGCGAtgtcaaattttgaaaaactgTGCTACAACAGTAGGCAGATATGATAAAAATGTGCTATTTGGTGCGATCGTCCATATAGACATGGCATCCGCGTTCCATGGTCTGCTGCCAACTTCACTAGTAAGGTGCTATGTCAGTTTTCCGTACACTAATTTTGATGACAAAGAGACGATGTgctatatatgaaaaaaaaaattaaatttttgtgTTATTTGGTGAAATTAAAGCAAATTATATTgtcttataaaaaatttaaaaaatcatattttgtaTGGTGTAATTTTTCATGAATAAAATAACTTACTCAACCAACGAGTtgatttaattcttttttaattaaaaaaattattttctttccgAGATCATCTTCCAGGGGGTCCTAAAGCTTCTGCTCTTCACCATAGATATAGgagaaaagataaattaaaGAATCATTTGATTTTGTTCGAATGTTGTTGGATTAGGATATATGTCTGTTTGGAATTCAAATTACGGTCGATGAGACACTTTTGGACTTTCCGCTTCATGCATGACTCGTTCAGCATATATCGCTGGGATTCCGAGACAATAACCTAAAGTTTTGCTTCGTGTAATTAAGAGCATAAGTATATCACCGAGATTCCGAGACCATATCGAACCGAAAATCCGTGAAGAAATTATGGTGCCGATGAAAAATATTACACACGAGAGGGAGCCGAGGGGGCCGCAGAGAATAGACATGAGACACACACGCTGAGCAACAAACCAACAAAACTGTGACTCAGAGGAATACTGTTGTCTATGTTTGGCCTCCAAAACAACCAACAAAGTTAGGGATTCCAATTCCATCCCATCGAATCAAGTCAAAAACACCCACCCACCCCAAATTCAAGGGggcggaaaaaaaaaaaagagaatatatatgGACCCAACAATCCCATCGAGACCATATATATCACAACACAGAATTTTCAGACAGATTCCATCtgtaactatatatatatatatatatatatatacacacacacaaacaGCTTATTCTTATCGATGGTACACGAGTAATCATAGATGTGTGACTTGCGTAAATGCGATTGATTTGAAAACAACATAAAATAGTACTGATgtaaaactaattaaaattgcAATATCAAAAGGTTTACGTGCATATGTTGAGCCAATCGGTTTCCTAGCTAGCTCCTTTCCAAAACCATAGATAGATATGTAGCATTTATAGTGAATGATATCGATGATGGAAGTTACAAGTAACAAGACAGATGTCAGATCGAATGCAGATAGTAGTAGTGCTAtatgtaattataaaaaagaaaaaaaaaaaaaagaagcacaTAGCTCTTGACCACCCTAGCAAGTGAGGTGACCGGGAAAAATTACaccaaaaatacaaaaagttttgaaaagtCTCACCATTGgtacaaataaatttttgttttaccaaaggtataaaaagtttgaaaaCGTAACAATCAActacattccgtcaattttggactAACGTCGTCAATTGCTGCTGATATAGCAGATGATTGTTGACAGGAACCTGAAAGTCGAGTGACGAGAAAAAGCATGATTTGGCAATGGAAGGGTTTTAAAGGTGTAAAAATTTGGTGTAAAAAGTTTTGCATAGTGTAACAtattggtacaaaaagttttaagtctgtaacttgttggtacaaaaCATTTTATAAATGTAATAATTAAGTACAAAAAGTATGTCATTATATAACATATTGGTACAAAAAATTTAGAACGCGTAACTAATTATCAGAGAGATATGGGCGTGGAGAGAGAGACGTGATATTACTCTCGCTTTCACaagagagaagaggaggagagagagatcagAGAGACGAGAGAgacgagagagagaagacgagagagaggagagagagacgagagaggagagagagatgaaaaagaggagagagacGAGAGAAATGAGAGAGACGAGAAAGAGACTAGCCTCGCAACTCTCGTATCTCTCTCCCTCGTCTTTCTCGCCTATATCTCATCTCTCCcgcctctctctcctcctctctcttttgTCTTTCTCGTTTCTCTCATGAGAACGAGATCAATGTCATGTCTCTCTCTCATAATCAGTTACATATGCTAAATTTTTTATACCAATATGTTATATAACGATATACTTTTTTGTACTTAATTGTTACgttaaaaactttttgtattaACAAGTTACAGATTCAaaactttttgcatcaatatTTTTCACTATGCAAACTTTTTGCACCAAATTGTTACACCTCTAGAACCCTTCCATTGCCACGTCATGCTTTTTCCCGTCACCCGACTTTTGGGttcaattttatctatgtCAGCTGCCACATCAGCAGTCATCCGCCACGCCAGCAGTAACTGACGAAGTTagtccaaaattgacggaacgTGGTTGATTATTACGTTTTTCAAACATGTTGTACTTTTGGTGAgacaaaaattctttttgtaCCAATCGGGAGacttttcaaaactttttgtacctcTTGTGCAATTTTCCCGACGTGATAGACGAGATTCACAAAACTTGAGCATATGTTtattaagtaaattttttGTGGAAAAAATATGTGCGCATTCCATATGAAATTCTGAAATAACCATAGCAAGTtttttctccctctaaaaCTTTAATAGTGAGAGATATGGTATTGCTTTCATGTTATCAAAACTCAATTCTGACTCTTAAAAACTAACGATTTTGCTTTTTTACTTTATATAGTGAGTCAACTCGCTAAAGACTTGAACTTTGTAGTCTCATGTAGAAATAATGCGAGTTTATTCGATAAAATCAGTAGAAGCTCGAGTCTATCAACTCAAAAATTAAACcactttattatcttttttatttcaatttaaggGAGATTGATCATTTTTAGGCTCTTGTAGtttaaaaagtgaaaaatcaatttatatttattgtaatCTCGCTTTTTAAATACAAAATCAActtttaaaactaaaacaagaagaaaatgtTTGGTTTATTCCATGTGATATATTAACAAGAATGTATGTTGTTCCtaaattttatcttaaataaagttattattagtgaaaatatatatcaagtaTATTACCTTCAAGAGTAGGGCATGCAATATTTGACACAACACGAAGTTAAGCAGGTTTGGATTAAGGGTAAATGTGTTTCATGCCTAAACCGGCCAAACCCATTTAGACACGATAAATAAACGTGTTTAAACGGGTTCAACCTTGTAACCCTTTTAGACACGGTTAGACCAGTTTAAATTATGTGTTatcatattaataaatttgtttcatatattgtatcaatttatagaagaaagtacactaaaatcatctaaatttgtttatataaatcatATCTTTATGGTACTTTGTCCAATTCTAGGATTAATGACATAAGCCCAGAGCAATCTGTGACCGTACGCTTTTGGTGAGCTTCAACGCCTCTCATGGACAACA
The sequence above is drawn from the Punica granatum isolate Tunisia-2019 chromosome 5, ASM765513v2, whole genome shotgun sequence genome and encodes:
- the LOC116208291 gene encoding protein phosphatase 1 regulatory inhibitor subunit PPP1R8 homolog yields the protein MYGRAGLDRFKKAQSLEPFSVTVNSSPGSAPTSQPASRAPLTGNSSAQYSQPQTAYPQTRDHAKVHASQKPAVQEAAPLLGQTQPITQVGGGQSTWQPPDWAIEPRSGVYYLEVLKDGEVLDRIYLDKRRQIFGRQFHTCDFVLDHQSVSRQHAAVVPHKNGSVYVIDLGSAHGTFVANERLTKDTPVELEVGQSLRFAASTRSYILRKNNAALFPPAPSPSEINLPPPPDPSDEEAVVAYNTLVNRYGLGKSSDARSKSKDSSEDSSDQSQRAAKRLKRLRVMFKDQAGEKLVEIVGISDGADVETEPGPVGVKEGSLVGKYESLVQTTIIPKGKEQTPSKEDTCQRGVTDRLQEVLNKVKNPPKGGIYDDLYGESFSGKVGSSWAFSSSTSVSPASPVSPKKDSSGKLAGASGHTGHANDDDDDDLFG